In Entomomonas moraniae, one DNA window encodes the following:
- a CDS encoding tyrosine-type recombinase/integrase: MKRSEIKRRPLADTVLAALEPEKKEYRENYGMDGIYFAVKPNGHKRWNLRYKDSDGKWRWAGLGAYPSTSAKMARQNAQDFITKLQETGSSPVDTKKESKQDNTLLAVFELFYDKKKLDGVAAKTLKEMRSAFTIHVFPSIGKKPVDDITIQDCVAIQKKLQDAGTFSTADKLRSWLNRTFRYAIAAGLANNNPASYLIDVSVKKPKVQNFPYLLEDELPDFLKTLHESKYSTFTTLTAAWLVIYTASRPGMVRWAEWDEFNFEEKTWTISAEKMKTRKEHIIPLTKQVIELIEKLKPYTSYSKYLFPTEYGVRQPVMSDATINKAFSLIGYKRKMTGHGSRHTFKTLVTEHGWNRDWSELQLAHIKKGIEEVYNKAQYLKPRAIMMQWYNDYLDAIEKGITEDQKKVFSNKVNMID, encoded by the coding sequence ATGAAACGTTCAGAAATTAAGCGTAGGCCTTTAGCAGATACTGTTCTTGCTGCACTAGAACCAGAAAAAAAAGAGTATCGTGAAAACTACGGTATGGATGGTATTTATTTTGCTGTAAAACCCAATGGTCATAAAAGATGGAATCTAAGATATAAAGATAGTGATGGAAAATGGCGCTGGGCTGGATTAGGTGCTTACCCCTCAACCTCTGCTAAAATGGCAAGACAAAATGCTCAGGACTTTATAACTAAGCTACAAGAAACGGGCAGTAGTCCTGTTGATACAAAAAAGGAAAGCAAACAAGATAATACCCTGCTCGCTGTTTTTGAATTGTTCTATGATAAGAAAAAGCTTGATGGTGTAGCTGCTAAAACATTAAAAGAAATGCGATCTGCATTTACTATTCATGTATTTCCGAGCATAGGTAAAAAACCTGTTGATGACATTACTATTCAAGATTGTGTCGCTATTCAAAAGAAACTTCAAGATGCTGGTACTTTTAGCACAGCTGATAAACTAAGATCGTGGTTGAATCGTACCTTTAGGTATGCTATTGCTGCTGGACTAGCTAATAACAATCCAGCCAGCTATTTAATCGATGTATCAGTTAAAAAACCAAAGGTACAAAACTTTCCTTACTTGCTTGAAGATGAATTACCTGATTTTTTAAAAACATTACATGAATCAAAGTACAGCACATTTACAACACTTACTGCAGCATGGTTAGTTATTTATACTGCATCACGTCCTGGCATGGTTAGATGGGCTGAATGGGATGAGTTCAATTTTGAGGAAAAGACTTGGACTATTTCAGCCGAAAAGATGAAAACTCGTAAAGAGCATATTATTCCACTAACAAAACAAGTCATTGAACTAATAGAGAAACTAAAACCATATACCTCTTATTCAAAGTATCTGTTCCCTACAGAGTACGGCGTGCGCCAGCCTGTCATGTCTGATGCAACCATCAATAAAGCTTTTTCGTTGATTGGGTATAAAAGAAAGATGACAGGTCATGGATCGCGTCATACATTTAAGACGCTCGTCACTGAGCATGGATGGAATAGAGACTGGTCAGAACTACAATTGGCTCATATCAAGAAAGGTATTGAAGAAGTTTATAACAAAGCTCAATACTTAAAACCTAGAGCTATCATGATGCAGTGGTACAATGATTATCTTGATGCGATCGAGAAAGGAATAACAGAAGATCAAAAGAAAGTATTTTCAAATAAAGTAAATATGATTGACTAA